One Pseudocalidococcus azoricus BACA0444 DNA segment encodes these proteins:
- a CDS encoding segregation/condensation protein A codes for MATSFADTAIAVLIDLAERGDIDPWDVQVVDVFDRCLQELATGHYQDLHHSGQAFLYAAILILLKSDSLLGLEQAEPTLDFEEAADEHLVLPGLPVQLERHLQRRPVAPPPQRRRVTLAELIDHLKTMAVEVEKRTINRPPRPTPVRRRPSNIKAITQLAHQENLTEMAHEVEALLHNQGLGEEWLDLETLLTLKNDRVGVFWALLFLSSQSKVELDQAEFYQDLRIRIYQADLLPSPVVASA; via the coding sequence ATGGCCACCTCCTTTGCCGATACAGCTATTGCGGTTTTAATTGACTTAGCTGAACGGGGAGACATTGATCCCTGGGATGTACAAGTGGTGGATGTGTTTGACCGTTGTCTCCAAGAACTAGCCACCGGGCATTATCAGGATTTACACCACTCGGGACAGGCGTTTCTGTATGCCGCAATCCTGATTTTATTGAAGTCGGATAGTTTACTGGGCCTGGAGCAAGCCGAACCGACTTTGGATTTTGAGGAAGCCGCCGATGAACACTTGGTCTTGCCTGGTTTACCTGTGCAGTTAGAACGTCATCTCCAACGCCGGCCGGTGGCCCCACCCCCCCAACGTCGCCGTGTCACCTTGGCAGAATTGATTGACCATCTCAAAACCATGGCCGTTGAAGTTGAAAAACGGACAATCAATCGACCGCCCCGCCCCACCCCAGTCCGCAGGCGCCCCAGCAATATTAAAGCCATTACCCAACTAGCCCACCAAGAAAATCTGACGGAAATGGCCCATGAGGTTGAGGCCCTCTTACATAACCAAGGCCTGGGAGAGGAATGGTTAGATTTAGAAACCCTACTGACCCTCAAAAATGATCGGGTAGGGGTGTTTTGGGCCCTATTGTTCCTGTCCTCCCAGTCTAAAGTCGAACTAGACCAGGCCGAGTTTTACCAAGACCTCCGGATCAGAATTTATCAAGCCGATTTACTCCCTAGTCCCGTAGTTGCCTCTGCCTAA
- a CDS encoding 3'(2'),5'-bisphosphate nucleotidase CysQ family protein — protein MSLNLDNYRELLVEVAWAASDLLKEYEENPECWQTQTHADLSPVTMADQAVDKLILNRLREACGDQEFGYLTEETYQPGPPLSQPYVWVIDPLDGTKDFIQRTGEYATHIALVHQGRPILAAVAWPGRDGVYLAQVGEGSYRLTRTAPPYRLVVNQERAWEDLEVLTSRSHATPELEAFLQRMPQQARKKMGSIGCKIAAIAEQDADVYFMLPSRTSPKDWDLAGPELILTEAGGKLTRFDQSLLTYNQGDVNQAGGYLASNGQYHQQLCAMLQRA, from the coding sequence ATGTCCTTGAACTTAGATAATTATCGAGAGTTGCTTGTTGAGGTGGCCTGGGCAGCATCCGATTTATTAAAAGAGTATGAAGAAAACCCTGAGTGTTGGCAAACCCAGACCCATGCCGATTTATCCCCCGTAACGATGGCAGACCAGGCCGTAGATAAATTAATTCTCAATCGGTTACGAGAAGCCTGTGGTGATCAAGAATTTGGCTACCTGACCGAAGAAACCTATCAGCCTGGCCCACCTTTGTCACAACCCTATGTTTGGGTGATTGATCCTCTGGACGGAACTAAAGACTTTATTCAACGGACTGGAGAATATGCCACCCACATTGCCCTAGTTCACCAAGGTCGGCCAATTTTAGCTGCCGTGGCCTGGCCGGGGCGGGATGGGGTTTACCTAGCTCAAGTTGGGGAAGGCAGTTATCGGCTGACGCGGACTGCACCTCCTTATCGGTTGGTCGTAAATCAAGAACGGGCCTGGGAAGATTTAGAAGTTTTAACCAGCCGCAGTCATGCTACCCCAGAGCTAGAAGCTTTTCTACAGCGTATGCCCCAACAGGCCCGTAAAAAAATGGGCAGTATTGGCTGCAAAATAGCGGCAATTGCGGAACAGGACGCGGATGTATATTTCATGTTGCCCAGTCGCACCTCTCCCAAGGATTGGGATTTGGCCGGGCCGGAGTTGATTTTGACCGAAGCGGGGGGCAAACTGACCCGTTTTGATCAAAGCTTATTGACCTATAACCAAGGAGATGTTAACCAGGCCGGGGGCTACCTCGCCAGTAACGGACAGTATCATCAACAACTCTGTGCCATGCTTCAAAGAGCTTAA
- a CDS encoding M20 family metallopeptidase yields MLPQIKHLAETLQPRLLEIRRHLHSHPELSGQETQTSAYVAGVLSSAGVQLLPGPAGVGVMGEIPGNGQDERILAIRTDLDALPIHERTHLDFASQRPGVMHACGHDVHTTVGLGTAMVLAQLQDHLPGRLRFIFQPAEEIAQGAAWMIEAGAMQQVSSILSLHVFPSIPAGEIAVRYGALTAAADDLEIRIMGESGHGARPHEAIDAIWIAAQVITNLQQAISRTQNPLRPVVLTIGKISGGRAPNVIADQVILQGTVRSLHPETSQALPAWIEKIVAHTCQAYGATYELDYRRGVPSVCNAPHLTQLLQEAAQEAIGKENVHTLPEPSLGAEDFALYLEQAPGAMFRLGVGFADRPNYPLHHPQFDVDEKAITVGVLTLAHAAWKYWQIAY; encoded by the coding sequence ATGTTGCCCCAGATTAAACATTTAGCAGAAACCCTTCAGCCCCGCTTATTAGAAATTCGCCGTCATCTCCACAGCCACCCAGAACTAAGCGGCCAGGAAACTCAAACTTCAGCCTATGTGGCCGGTGTTTTGTCTTCGGCGGGGGTGCAACTCTTACCAGGCCCAGCAGGGGTGGGGGTGATGGGGGAAATTCCCGGTAATGGGCAAGATGAGCGGATTTTGGCGATTCGGACGGATTTGGATGCCTTACCAATTCATGAGCGCACCCATCTTGACTTTGCCTCCCAACGACCGGGGGTGATGCACGCCTGTGGCCATGATGTTCATACAACGGTGGGACTAGGAACGGCAATGGTTTTGGCTCAACTCCAGGATCATTTACCGGGGAGACTGCGATTTATTTTTCAACCCGCCGAAGAAATTGCCCAAGGCGCGGCCTGGATGATTGAGGCAGGTGCAATGCAACAGGTGAGTTCGATTCTTTCTCTCCACGTTTTTCCGTCCATTCCGGCCGGAGAAATTGCGGTACGTTATGGGGCCTTGACCGCTGCCGCCGATGATTTAGAAATTCGGATTATGGGGGAATCTGGCCACGGCGCGCGTCCCCACGAAGCCATTGATGCCATCTGGATTGCGGCCCAAGTGATTACGAATTTGCAACAGGCCATTAGTCGCACCCAAAACCCGCTCCGTCCTGTTGTCCTCACCATTGGGAAAATTTCTGGCGGTCGCGCTCCCAATGTGATTGCGGATCAAGTCATTTTACAAGGCACAGTTCGCTCCCTTCATCCTGAAACCAGTCAAGCCCTGCCGGCCTGGATTGAGAAAATTGTTGCCCACACCTGCCAGGCCTATGGCGCGACCTATGAACTGGATTATCGGCGGGGAGTCCCCTCGGTTTGTAATGCCCCTCACCTGACGCAACTGTTACAGGAAGCAGCCCAAGAAGCAATCGGGAAAGAAAATGTCCATACCCTCCCAGAACCGTCCCTCGGTGCGGAAGATTTTGCCCTCTATTTGGAACAGGCCCCCGGTGCAATGTTTCGCTTAGGGGTGGGCTTTGCAGATCGGCCCAATTATCCGCTCCATCACCCCCAATTTGATGTAGATGAAAAAGCCATTACAGTTGGGGTCTTGACCTTGGCCCACGCGGCCTGGAAGTATTGGCAAATTGCCTATTAA
- a CDS encoding LabA-like NYN domain-containing protein, translating into MLSVINRLSIFVDGNNMFYAQQKNGWFFDPRRVLNYFTRDPATHLVNAFWYTGLKDVQDQRSFRDALINLGYTVRTKMLKEFYDDQQHKFSQKANLDIEIVIDMFNTVDQYDRVILFSGDGDFERAIELLRSKNTHITVVSTEGMIARELRNATDRYLDLNDLRPEIEKIDKSELILEKTA; encoded by the coding sequence ATGTTATCTGTGATTAACCGTTTATCTATCTTTGTTGATGGCAATAATATGTTTTACGCCCAACAAAAGAATGGCTGGTTCTTTGATCCCCGGCGAGTTTTGAACTATTTTACTCGAGATCCCGCCACTCACTTAGTTAATGCCTTCTGGTACACCGGCCTGAAGGATGTCCAAGATCAACGCTCATTTCGGGATGCGCTGATCAACTTGGGTTATACGGTGCGGACAAAAATGCTGAAAGAGTTCTATGACGATCAACAACATAAATTTTCACAAAAAGCAAATCTGGATATTGAAATTGTTATTGATATGTTTAACACCGTGGATCAGTATGATCGGGTGATTTTATTTAGCGGGGATGGGGATTTTGAGCGGGCCATTGAGCTTTTGCGCTCTAAAAATACTCATATTACGGTGGTTTCTACAGAGGGGATGATTGCCCGTGAACTCCGCAATGCTACAGATCGTTACTTGGACTTGAATGATTTACGCCCAGAGATTGAGAAGATAGATAAGTCAGAACTGATCTTAGAAAAAACTGCTTAA
- a CDS encoding cofactor assembly of complex C subunit B: protein MPTDYVLPSTLFLTFLLLIGLVFFLRASTKNRTEVKRLPAPGEPTPLLTQIQNHLTGRAYRIIAVSPEQEQITFEGLVSASLGLAIFLTILAVLGLGSLGLVLGMIWPPLEGWGLGLVILAPLATIFYWQGAQRHETVTVQVERDQTQPGLATITITAHRDELIALNAALNPGD from the coding sequence ATGCCCACGGACTATGTTTTGCCCTCAACCCTATTTTTAACCTTCTTGCTTTTAATTGGGCTGGTTTTCTTTCTACGGGCGTCAACAAAGAACCGCACTGAAGTCAAACGCCTGCCTGCTCCTGGAGAACCTACCCCGCTGTTGACTCAAATTCAAAACCATCTAACAGGACGGGCCTATCGGATTATTGCGGTTAGTCCTGAACAAGAGCAGATTACTTTTGAGGGGTTGGTGAGTGCTAGTCTCGGGTTAGCCATTTTTCTGACCATTTTAGCGGTACTTGGCCTGGGTAGCTTGGGTTTAGTGTTGGGGATGATTTGGCCGCCGTTAGAGGGTTGGGGCCTGGGCCTGGTCATTTTGGCACCGTTGGCCACTATCTTTTATTGGCAGGGCGCACAACGACACGAAACCGTAACCGTCCAAGTCGAACGCGACCAAACCCAACCCGGCCTGGCCACGATCACCATTACCGCCCATCGGGATGAACTGATTGCCCTCAATGCCGCCTTAAATCCTGGAGATTAG
- a CDS encoding CdiA C-terminal domain-containing protein has translation MAEVQSQLSKTAVNPIAQNRIAYKAAGPEYERHYFDEQTGGYVLIHEGHNRSDDFASELFISEVFAKQGQVVELVDESRKEQYVRRFDALVDGENWEFKVLTTKAKNVRGAFQQGLIKGRSQAPRIAYYINRDAAIRDLNFGLKQAIYIDREDQKIQRVALVFRDGSINQRSRGEIDAGQYF, from the coding sequence ATGGCAGAAGTCCAGAGTCAATTATCGAAAACTGCTGTGAACCCCATTGCCCAGAATCGCATCGCCTATAAAGCTGCTGGGCCGGAGTATGAGAGGCACTATTTTGATGAGCAGACCGGGGGCTATGTTTTGATCCATGAGGGACATAATCGCAGTGATGACTTTGCTTCAGAGCTTTTTATCTCGGAAGTTTTTGCCAAGCAAGGCCAGGTTGTGGAGTTAGTTGATGAGAGCCGTAAAGAGCAGTATGTTCGGCGGTTTGATGCTCTTGTGGATGGGGAGAATTGGGAGTTTAAGGTATTAACGACCAAAGCCAAAAATGTTCGGGGAGCTTTTCAGCAAGGCTTGATCAAGGGGCGGTCTCAAGCACCCCGAATTGCTTACTATATCAATAGGGATGCTGCTATCAGGGATTTGAACTTTGGGTTGAAACAGGCAATTTACATTGATAGAGAAGACCAGAAGATACAGAGGGTAGCCCTAGTTTTTAGGGACGGCAGTATTAATCAACGTAGCAGAGGAGAAATTGATGCAGGACAGTACTTTTGA
- a CDS encoding argininosuccinate synthase, translating into MGRAKKVVLAYSGGVDTSVCIPYLKHEWGVEEVITLAADLGQGDELEPVRKKALDSGAAQSLVINAQDSFIRNYAFPAIQANALYENRYPLSTALARPLIAKLLVDAAADYGADAVAHGCTGKGNDQVRFDVSIAALNPDLKVLAPAREWGMSREETIAYGEKYGIPSPVKKKSPYSIDRNLLGRSIEAGPLEDPWTEPLEEVYLLTRPVDNTPNSPEYLEIGFEQGIPVSINDTRYDPVRLVELLNERAGIHGVGRIDMIENRLVGIKSREIYEAPALLVLIAAHRDLESLTLTADVSQYKRGLEETYSRLVYNGLWYSPLKQALDAFIAQTQQRVTGTVRIKLFKGQATTVGRKSDYSLYTPDLATYGAEDQFDHKAAEGFIYVWGLPTRVWSQQVRNS; encoded by the coding sequence ATGGGTCGCGCAAAAAAAGTTGTTCTTGCTTATTCCGGTGGGGTTGATACCTCGGTCTGTATTCCCTACCTCAAGCATGAGTGGGGCGTGGAGGAAGTCATTACCCTGGCGGCTGACTTGGGGCAAGGGGATGAGCTTGAACCCGTGCGCAAAAAGGCCCTCGATTCTGGAGCTGCCCAGTCCTTGGTGATTAACGCCCAAGATAGTTTCATTCGCAACTATGCGTTTCCCGCCATCCAGGCCAATGCCCTCTATGAAAACCGTTATCCCCTCTCTACCGCCCTGGCCCGCCCCTTAATTGCCAAACTGTTAGTTGATGCAGCCGCAGACTATGGAGCCGATGCCGTTGCCCACGGTTGTACTGGAAAAGGCAATGACCAAGTCCGCTTTGATGTCTCTATTGCCGCCTTGAATCCGGATCTAAAAGTGCTGGCCCCGGCCCGGGAGTGGGGAATGAGTCGGGAAGAAACCATTGCCTATGGGGAAAAATATGGCATTCCCTCCCCAGTTAAGAAAAAATCTCCCTATAGCATTGACCGGAATTTACTCGGTCGCAGCATTGAAGCAGGGCCCTTGGAAGATCCCTGGACGGAACCTCTGGAGGAAGTTTATCTCCTCACCAGGCCTGTGGACAACACCCCAAATTCCCCTGAATATTTGGAAATTGGCTTTGAACAGGGGATTCCGGTCTCCATTAACGACACCCGTTATGACCCCGTGCGCCTGGTGGAATTACTGAATGAGCGGGCCGGCATTCATGGTGTTGGCCGGATTGACATGATCGAAAATCGCTTAGTCGGCATTAAGTCTCGGGAAATTTATGAAGCTCCGGCTTTGCTGGTTTTAATTGCGGCCCACCGGGATTTAGAAAGCTTGACCCTGACCGCAGATGTAAGTCAATATAAACGGGGCCTGGAGGAAACCTATAGCCGCCTAGTTTATAACGGCCTCTGGTATAGCCCCCTCAAGCAAGCCTTGGATGCCTTTATCGCCCAAACTCAACAACGGGTGACGGGGACAGTGCGGATCAAACTCTTTAAGGGCCAGGCCACGACTGTGGGACGGAAATCTGATTATTCTCTCTATACCCCAGACTTGGCCACCTATGGTGCCGAGGATCAATTTGATCACAAAGCGGCCGAGGGCTTTATCTATGTTTGGGGTTTACCGACTCGCGTTTGGTCTCAACAAGTCCGGAATAGTTAA
- a CDS encoding DUF3146 family protein — MQKVPDTLPSWPVTFLQEVGVSRRRNLPETTAYVRITQHSWTLGQMTGEVLASQYTWHFHWRFRDKALDITPALGRALIKEPLSRFLEQKDYQLEPGGDYTFTVRAKF; from the coding sequence ATGCAGAAAGTGCCAGACACTTTGCCGAGTTGGCCTGTGACATTTCTTCAAGAGGTTGGTGTGAGTCGGCGGCGAAATTTACCAGAAACCACAGCCTATGTGCGGATTACCCAGCATTCTTGGACGTTGGGGCAGATGACTGGGGAGGTTTTGGCGAGTCAATATACCTGGCATTTTCATTGGCGGTTTAGGGACAAGGCCCTGGATATTACCCCTGCCTTAGGACGAGCCTTAATTAAGGAACCCTTAAGCCGTTTCTTAGAGCAAAAAGACTACCAACTGGAACCGGGGGGCGACTATACCTTTACAGTGCGGGCTAAGTTTTAG